The Sphingopyxis fribergensis genome contains a region encoding:
- a CDS encoding nucleotidyltransferase and HEPN domain-containing protein yields MRTDVDHLPAAKQRELERIVEILFDEFGQATENATGRRKGARILKIILFGSHARGDWVDAPLSANQYKSDYDILVLVSQKELTDRAAYWAKAEERLIRAYTIEKTLRTPVNFIVHSLHEVNDGLAHGRVFFMEVAKDGVAIYEADDRELATPKPKTPKQALDAAREYFEEWMPNGAAFLKGFQFYLSDGDRKRAAFLLHQATESLYQGLLLTLTYYTPYNHNIAFLRSLAEGLDRRLYGIWPEDTHRERAMFQKLKEAYTKARYSKHYRISEEELNWLGARVEELGRVVHLVCSERIAELEKARG; encoded by the coding sequence ATGCGAACAGACGTCGATCACCTTCCTGCCGCGAAGCAGCGCGAGCTTGAACGCATCGTCGAGATATTGTTCGACGAGTTCGGGCAGGCGACCGAAAATGCGACCGGGCGCCGCAAGGGCGCCCGCATCCTGAAAATCATCTTGTTCGGCAGCCACGCGCGCGGCGATTGGGTCGATGCGCCATTGTCGGCGAACCAGTATAAATCCGACTATGATATTCTCGTCCTCGTCAGCCAGAAGGAGCTGACCGACCGCGCCGCCTATTGGGCCAAAGCCGAGGAGCGGTTGATCCGCGCCTATACGATCGAGAAGACGCTGCGCACCCCGGTCAATTTCATCGTCCATTCGTTGCACGAAGTGAACGACGGGCTGGCACATGGTCGCGTCTTTTTCATGGAGGTCGCGAAGGATGGAGTCGCGATTTACGAAGCGGATGACCGTGAACTGGCAACGCCGAAGCCCAAGACGCCGAAGCAGGCTCTCGACGCGGCAAGAGAGTATTTTGAAGAGTGGATGCCCAATGGCGCGGCCTTCCTGAAAGGCTTTCAATTCTATCTGTCAGACGGCGATCGAAAACGTGCAGCGTTCCTATTGCACCAAGCTACCGAAAGTCTCTATCAAGGTTTGCTCCTGACGCTGACATATTACACGCCTTACAACCACAATATCGCCTTCCTGCGCTCGCTCGCAGAAGGGCTTGATCGCCGCCTCTATGGCATCTGGCCGGAAGACACCCACCGCGAGCGTGCGATGTTCCAGAAGCTAAAGGAAGCCTACACCAAGGCGAGATATTCCAAACACTACCGGATCAGCGAAGAGGAGCTCAACTGGCTCGGCGCGCGCGTCGAGGAATTGGGTCGCGTCGTTCATCTGGTCTGTTCGGAGCGCATCGCCGAACTCGAAAAGGCCCGGGGTTAG